A genomic stretch from Kogia breviceps isolate mKogBre1 chromosome 1, mKogBre1 haplotype 1, whole genome shotgun sequence includes:
- the ANKRD65 gene encoding ankyrin repeat domain-containing protein 65: protein MHTKPCCPAHVQLNCLHWCMRLKISRTPCSLRDESASLCDVLSRSSHSRRVTVAYGMDSRVSEPREQDLTEAGAEQELRWLELGSEEAPGAGTEGPSAPQAWGRLLQAVWKGRLGLATQLLRQGASVQERDRAGRTPLHLAVLRGHVPLVRLLLQRGARAVAADRAGRTPLHEAAWHGPSRAAELLLRRGASANARCGAGLTPLHWAAALGCTLLAGRLLDAPGPGPAAVDARGWMAVHWAASGGRLPVLELLAAGGGAGLDGALLVAAAAGQSAALRLLLTHGARVDARNSAGTTALGVAADLGRRQDMEMLLEHGADPGLKDRHGRSALHRAAAGGHLLAVQLLAAWGAEVDARDTLGFTPLHHAARGGHMEVAGHLLARGAKVDAAGWLQMTPLHLAMERGHGSTAGLLLSRGASPIRRTQWGEVAQDLGPAVCGEQEEP from the exons ATGCACACCAAGCCCTGCTGCCCAGCACATGTGCAATTGAACTGCTTGCACTGGTGCATGCGTCTGAAGATCTCACG AACACCTTGCTCCTTACGGGACGAATCTGCCAGCCTGTGTGACGTGCTGTCACGAAGCTCTCATTCTAGAAGAGTGACTGTGGCTTATGGG ATGGACTCTAGGGTCTCTGAGCCCCGGGAGCAGGACCTGACAGAGGCAGGGGCAGAGCAGGAACTGCGGTGGTTGGAGCTGGGCTCCGAGGAGGCCCCAGGAGCTGGGACAGAGGGGCCCAGCGCCCCACAGGCCTGGGGGCGCCTTCTGCAGGCCGTGTGGAAGGGTCGCCTGGGCCTGGCGACTCAGCTGCTGCGCCAAGGGGCCAGTGTGCAGGAGAG GGACCGCGCGGGCAGGACCCCGCTGCATCTGGCCGTGCTGCGCGGCCACGTGCCGCTGGTGCGTCTCCTGCTGCAGCGCGGGGCCCGGGCCGTAGCCGCAGACCGCGCGGGGCGCACGCCACTGCACGAGGCCGCCTGGCACGGGCCCTCGCGGGCGGCTGAGCTGCTCCTACGGCGCGGGGCGTCAGCGAACGCGCGCTGCGGGGCCGGCCTCACGCCGCTGCACTGGGCGGCCGCTCTGGGCTGCACGCTGCTGGCCGGGCGCCTGCTGGATGCACCGGGCCCAGGCCCCGCGGCGGTGGACGCGCGCGGCTGGATGGCGGTGCACTGGGCGGCCTCGGGCGGCCGGCTGCCGGTGCTCGAGCTGCTGGCGGCGGGCGGTGGCGCGGGCCTGGACGGCGCCTTGCTCGTGGCGGCCGCGGCCGGGCAGTCGGCAGCTCTGCGCCTCCTCCTGACTCACGGGGCGCGGGTGGACGCCCGAAACAGCGCGGGAACCACGGCTCTGGGCGTCGCGGCCGACCTGGGCCGCCGGCAG GACATGGAGATGCTGCTTGAGCACGGGGCCGACCCAGGCCTCAAGGACAGGCACGGCCGCTCTGCACTCCACAGGGCTGCTGCTGGTGGACATCTGCTCGCTGTCCAGCTGCTGGCCGCGTGGGGAGCAGAGGTGGATGCTCGGGACACATTGGGCTTCACCCCCCTGCACCACGCTGCCCGGGGAGGCCACATGGAGGTTGCCGGCCACCTCCTGGCCAGGGGCGCGAAGGTCGACGCTGCTGGCTGGCTCCAAATGACCCCCCTGCATCTTGCCATGGAGCGCGGCCACGGCTCCACTGCAGGGCTTTTGCTGAGCCGAGGGGCCAGTCCCATCCGGAGGACGCAGTGGGGGGAGGTGGCCCAGGACCTGGGGCCTGCCGTCTGTGGAGAGCAGGAGGAGCCCTAG
- the CCNL2 gene encoding cyclin-L2 isoform X2, whose translation MAATTATAGAGAPVPAAPAAATGTPGSGGTAPGSQGVLIGDRLYSGVLITLENCLLPDDKLRFTPSMSSGLDTDTETDLRVVGCELIQAAGILLRLPQVAMATGQVLFQRFFYTKSFVKHSMEHVSMACVHLASKIEEAPRRIRDVINVFHRLRHLREKKKPVPLLLDQDYVNLKNQIIKAERRVLKELGFCVHVKHPHKIIVMYLQVLECERNRPLAQTSWNYMNDSLRTDVFVRFQPESIACACIYLAARTLEIPLPSRPHWFLLFGATEEEIQEICLKILQLYTRKKVDLTHLEGEVEKRRYALDEAKAQAKGLLPGGTQVLDSASRFSPAPKPAESPKEGQGDKPSPLSVKNARRKVEGVKRAKADSPVNGLPRGRGARSRSGSHEQSYSRSPSPSASPKRRKSDSGSTSGGSKSQSRSRSRSDSPPRQAHRGAPYKGSKVRSYRRSKDCKYSAQKPHKSRSRSSSRSRSRSRERADNSGKYKKKSHYCRDQRRERSRSYERAGHRYERDHPGHSRHRR comes from the exons ATGGCGGCGACGACGGCGACGGCCGGGGCCGGGGCTCCGGTGCCGGCGGCCCCCGCGGCAGCGACCGGCACGCCGGGCTCCGGGGGCACAGCCCCCGGGTCGCAGGGGGTGCTGATCGGGGACCGGCTGTACTCCGGGGTGCTCATCACTCTGGAGAACTGCCTCCTGCCGGACGACAAGCTCCGCTTCACGCCGTCCATGTCGAGTGGCCTCGACACCGACACGGAGACCGATCTCCGCGTGGTGGGCTGCGAGCTCATCCAGGCGGCCGGCATCCTGCTCCGCCTGCCGCAG GTGGCCATGGCTACCGGGCAGGTGTTGTTCCAGCGGTTCTTCTACACCAAGTCCTTTGTGAAGCATTCCATGGAG CACGTGTCAATGGCCTGTGTTCACCTGGCCTCCAAGATAGAAGAGGCTCCAAGACGCATACGGGACGTCATCAACGTGTTTCATCGCCTTCGACAcctgagagagaaaaa AAAACCTGTGCCTCTACTGTTGGATCAAGATTATGTTAACTTAAAGAATCAAATTATAAAGGCGGAAAGGCGAGTTCTCAAAGAGTTGGGTTTCTGCGTCCATGTGAAGCACCCTCACAAG ATAATCGTTATGTACCTTCAGGTGTTAGAGTGTGAGCGTAACCGACCCCTGGCCCAGACCTCATG GAACTACATGAATGACAGCCTTCGCACAGACGTTTTTGTGAGGTTCCAGCCTGAGAGCATCGCCTGTGCCTGTATCTATCTCGCTGCCAGGACGCTGGAG ATCCCTTTGCCCAGTCGTCCCCAttggtttcttttgtttggagcGACTGAAGAAGAAATTCAAGAAATCTGCTTAAAAATTCTGCAGCTATATACTCGGAAAAAG GTTGACCTGACCCACCTGGAAGGTGAAGTGGAGAAGCGCAGGTACGCCCTCGACGAGGCAAAGGCACAAGCCAAGGGCCTGTTGCCCGGCGGCACCCAGGTGCTGGACAGCGCGTCGCGGTTCTCACCTGCCCCCAAGCCGG CGGAATCCCCCAAGGAAGGCCAAGGAGACAAGCCTTCCCCACTCTCTGTGAAGAACGCCAGGAGGAAAGTGGAGGGTGTGAAGAGAGCGAAGGCCGACAGCCCGGTGAACGG CTTGCCGAGGGGGCGAGGGGCTCGAAGTCGGAGTGGGAGTCATGAGCAGAGTTACTCCAGGTCCCCGTCACCATCTGCTTCTCCTAAGAGAAG GAAAAGCGACAGTGGCTCTACGTCCGGCGGGTCCAAGTCACAGAGCCGCTCGCGGAGCCGGAGTGactccccacccagacaggccCATCGGGGCGCTCCCTACAAAGGCTCCAAGGTAAGGAGCTACCGGAGGTCCAAGGACTGCAAGTACTCCGCCCAGAAGCCACACAAGTCTCGGAGCCGGAGCTCCTCCCGCTCTCGGAGCCGCTCACGGGAACGGGCAGATAATTCTggaaaatacaagaagaaaagtCATTACTGTAGAGACCAGCGACGGGAGCGTTCTCGGTCCTACGAGCGAGCGGGCCATCGCTACGAGCGGGACCACCCTGGGCACAGCAGGCACCGGAGGTGA
- the CCNL2 gene encoding cyclin-L2 isoform X3: protein MNDSLRTDVFVRFQPESIACACIYLAARTLEIPLPSRPHWFLLFGATEEEIQEICLKILQLYTRKKVDLTHLEGEVEKRRYALDEAKAQAKGLLPGGTQVLDSASRFSPAPKPAESPKEGQGDKPSPLSVKNARRKVEGVKRAKADSPVNGLPRGRGARSRSGSHEQSYSRSPSPSASPKRRKSDSGSTSGGSKSQSRSRSRSDSPPRQAHRGAPYKGSKVRSYRRSKDCKYSAQKPHKSRSRSSSRSRSRSRERADNSGKYKKKSHYCRDQRRERSRSYERAGHRYERDHPGHSRHRR, encoded by the exons ATGAATGACAGCCTTCGCACAGACGTTTTTGTGAGGTTCCAGCCTGAGAGCATCGCCTGTGCCTGTATCTATCTCGCTGCCAGGACGCTGGAG ATCCCTTTGCCCAGTCGTCCCCAttggtttcttttgtttggagcGACTGAAGAAGAAATTCAAGAAATCTGCTTAAAAATTCTGCAGCTATATACTCGGAAAAAG GTTGACCTGACCCACCTGGAAGGTGAAGTGGAGAAGCGCAGGTACGCCCTCGACGAGGCAAAGGCACAAGCCAAGGGCCTGTTGCCCGGCGGCACCCAGGTGCTGGACAGCGCGTCGCGGTTCTCACCTGCCCCCAAGCCGG CGGAATCCCCCAAGGAAGGCCAAGGAGACAAGCCTTCCCCACTCTCTGTGAAGAACGCCAGGAGGAAAGTGGAGGGTGTGAAGAGAGCGAAGGCCGACAGCCCGGTGAACGG CTTGCCGAGGGGGCGAGGGGCTCGAAGTCGGAGTGGGAGTCATGAGCAGAGTTACTCCAGGTCCCCGTCACCATCTGCTTCTCCTAAGAGAAG GAAAAGCGACAGTGGCTCTACGTCCGGCGGGTCCAAGTCACAGAGCCGCTCGCGGAGCCGGAGTGactccccacccagacaggccCATCGGGGCGCTCCCTACAAAGGCTCCAAGGTAAGGAGCTACCGGAGGTCCAAGGACTGCAAGTACTCCGCCCAGAAGCCACACAAGTCTCGGAGCCGGAGCTCCTCCCGCTCTCGGAGCCGCTCACGGGAACGGGCAGATAATTCTggaaaatacaagaagaaaagtCATTACTGTAGAGACCAGCGACGGGAGCGTTCTCGGTCCTACGAGCGAGCGGGCCATCGCTACGAGCGGGACCACCCTGGGCACAGCAGGCACCGGAGGTGA
- the AURKAIP1 gene encoding small ribosomal subunit protein mS38 isoform X2, with translation MFVVRLTSQLLRAVPRAGCSGPWPFSGVLVRHACRPLYSMQPIDPGGVASLPDRRVHMELEEMLVPRKMSVSPLESWLTVRYLLPRLDAGTSGTVFPAQVYECPPSQVGEGVEQGGKEVWDAPQIQCKNVLKIRRRKMNHHKYRKLVKRTRFLRRKVREGRLKRKQMRFERDLRRIWRKAGLKEAPAGWQTPKIYLKGR, from the exons ATGTTCGTGGTGCGCCTGACTTCCCAGCTGCTCAGGGCTGTTCCCCGGGCAG GGTGCAGTGGGCCTTGGCCTTTCTCCGGGGTGTTGGTCAGGCATGCCTGCAGGCCTCTCTACAGCATGCAACCTATAGACCCAGGTGGGGTTGCGTCCCTCCCTGACAGGCGGGTCCACATGGAGCTTGAGGAGATGCTGGTCCCCAGGAAGATGTCTGTCAGTCCCCTGGAGAGCTGGCTGACCGTTCGCTACCTCCTGCCCAGACTGGACGCTGGGACCTCAGGGACTGTGTTCCCAGCCCAAGTCTATGAGTGTCCGCCCAGCCAGGTGGGGGAAGGGGTCGAGCAGGGGGGTAAGGAGGTCTGGGACGCACCTCAGATACAGTGCAAAAACGTGCTCAAGATCCGCCGGCGGAAGATGAATCATCACAAGTACCGCAAGCTGGTCAAGAGGACTCGGTTCCTGCGGCGGAAAGTCAGGGAGGGACGCCTGAAACGGAAGCAG ATGAGATTCGAGAGAGACCTGAGGCGCATCTGGCGGAAGGCGGGCCTGAAGGAAGCCCCCGCAGGCTGGCAGACCCCTAAGATCTACCTGAAGGGCAGATGA
- the CCNL2 gene encoding cyclin-L2 isoform X1, whose product MAATTATAGAGAPVPAAPAAATGTPGSGGTAPGSQGVLIGDRLYSGVLITLENCLLPDDKLRFTPSMSSGLDTDTETDLRVVGCELIQAAGILLRLPQVAMATGQVLFQRFFYTKSFVKHSMEHVSMACVHLASKIEEAPRRIRDVINVFHRLRHLREKKKPVPLLLDQDYVNLKNQIIKAERRVLKELGFCVHVKHPHKIIVMYLQVLECERNRPLAQTSWNYMNDSLRTDVFVRFQPESIACACIYLAARTLEIPLPSRPHWFLLFGATEEEIQEICLKILQLYTRKKVDLTHLEGEVEKRRYALDEAKAQAKGLLPGGTQVLDSASRFSPAPKPAESPKEGQGDKPSPLSVKNARRKVEGVKRAKADSPVNGLPRGRGARSRSGSHEQSYSRSPSPSASPKRSGLLHRKSDSGSTSGGSKSQSRSRSRSDSPPRQAHRGAPYKGSKVRSYRRSKDCKYSAQKPHKSRSRSSSRSRSRSRERADNSGKYKKKSHYCRDQRRERSRSYERAGHRYERDHPGHSRHRR is encoded by the exons ATGGCGGCGACGACGGCGACGGCCGGGGCCGGGGCTCCGGTGCCGGCGGCCCCCGCGGCAGCGACCGGCACGCCGGGCTCCGGGGGCACAGCCCCCGGGTCGCAGGGGGTGCTGATCGGGGACCGGCTGTACTCCGGGGTGCTCATCACTCTGGAGAACTGCCTCCTGCCGGACGACAAGCTCCGCTTCACGCCGTCCATGTCGAGTGGCCTCGACACCGACACGGAGACCGATCTCCGCGTGGTGGGCTGCGAGCTCATCCAGGCGGCCGGCATCCTGCTCCGCCTGCCGCAG GTGGCCATGGCTACCGGGCAGGTGTTGTTCCAGCGGTTCTTCTACACCAAGTCCTTTGTGAAGCATTCCATGGAG CACGTGTCAATGGCCTGTGTTCACCTGGCCTCCAAGATAGAAGAGGCTCCAAGACGCATACGGGACGTCATCAACGTGTTTCATCGCCTTCGACAcctgagagagaaaaa AAAACCTGTGCCTCTACTGTTGGATCAAGATTATGTTAACTTAAAGAATCAAATTATAAAGGCGGAAAGGCGAGTTCTCAAAGAGTTGGGTTTCTGCGTCCATGTGAAGCACCCTCACAAG ATAATCGTTATGTACCTTCAGGTGTTAGAGTGTGAGCGTAACCGACCCCTGGCCCAGACCTCATG GAACTACATGAATGACAGCCTTCGCACAGACGTTTTTGTGAGGTTCCAGCCTGAGAGCATCGCCTGTGCCTGTATCTATCTCGCTGCCAGGACGCTGGAG ATCCCTTTGCCCAGTCGTCCCCAttggtttcttttgtttggagcGACTGAAGAAGAAATTCAAGAAATCTGCTTAAAAATTCTGCAGCTATATACTCGGAAAAAG GTTGACCTGACCCACCTGGAAGGTGAAGTGGAGAAGCGCAGGTACGCCCTCGACGAGGCAAAGGCACAAGCCAAGGGCCTGTTGCCCGGCGGCACCCAGGTGCTGGACAGCGCGTCGCGGTTCTCACCTGCCCCCAAGCCGG CGGAATCCCCCAAGGAAGGCCAAGGAGACAAGCCTTCCCCACTCTCTGTGAAGAACGCCAGGAGGAAAGTGGAGGGTGTGAAGAGAGCGAAGGCCGACAGCCCGGTGAACGG CTTGCCGAGGGGGCGAGGGGCTCGAAGTCGGAGTGGGAGTCATGAGCAGAGTTACTCCAGGTCCCCGTCACCATCTGCTTCTCCTAAGAGAAG TGGTCTCCTTCACAGGAAAAGCGACAGTGGCTCTACGTCCGGCGGGTCCAAGTCACAGAGCCGCTCGCGGAGCCGGAGTGactccccacccagacaggccCATCGGGGCGCTCCCTACAAAGGCTCCAAGGTAAGGAGCTACCGGAGGTCCAAGGACTGCAAGTACTCCGCCCAGAAGCCACACAAGTCTCGGAGCCGGAGCTCCTCCCGCTCTCGGAGCCGCTCACGGGAACGGGCAGATAATTCTggaaaatacaagaagaaaagtCATTACTGTAGAGACCAGCGACGGGAGCGTTCTCGGTCCTACGAGCGAGCGGGCCATCGCTACGAGCGGGACCACCCTGGGCACAGCAGGCACCGGAGGTGA
- the CCNL2 gene encoding cyclin-L2 isoform X4, with the protein MAATTATAGAGAPVPAAPAAATGTPGSGGTAPGSQGVLIGDRLYSGVLITLENCLLPDDKLRFTPSMSSGLDTDTETDLRVVGCELIQAAGILLRLPQVAMATGQVLFQRFFYTKSFVKHSMEHVSMACVHLASKIEEAPRRIRDVINVFHRLRHLREKKKPVPLLLDQDYVNLKNQIIKAERRVLKELGFCVHVKHPHKIIVMYLQVLECERNRPLAQTSWVASEGK; encoded by the exons ATGGCGGCGACGACGGCGACGGCCGGGGCCGGGGCTCCGGTGCCGGCGGCCCCCGCGGCAGCGACCGGCACGCCGGGCTCCGGGGGCACAGCCCCCGGGTCGCAGGGGGTGCTGATCGGGGACCGGCTGTACTCCGGGGTGCTCATCACTCTGGAGAACTGCCTCCTGCCGGACGACAAGCTCCGCTTCACGCCGTCCATGTCGAGTGGCCTCGACACCGACACGGAGACCGATCTCCGCGTGGTGGGCTGCGAGCTCATCCAGGCGGCCGGCATCCTGCTCCGCCTGCCGCAG GTGGCCATGGCTACCGGGCAGGTGTTGTTCCAGCGGTTCTTCTACACCAAGTCCTTTGTGAAGCATTCCATGGAG CACGTGTCAATGGCCTGTGTTCACCTGGCCTCCAAGATAGAAGAGGCTCCAAGACGCATACGGGACGTCATCAACGTGTTTCATCGCCTTCGACAcctgagagagaaaaa AAAACCTGTGCCTCTACTGTTGGATCAAGATTATGTTAACTTAAAGAATCAAATTATAAAGGCGGAAAGGCGAGTTCTCAAAGAGTTGGGTTTCTGCGTCCATGTGAAGCACCCTCACAAG ATAATCGTTATGTACCTTCAGGTGTTAGAGTGTGAGCGTAACCGACCCCTGGCCCAGACCTCATG GGTAGCCTCTGAGGGTAAGTGA
- the TMEM88B gene encoding transmembrane protein 88B: MSEQERETEEDEGGGASDTAPMLPRRLPDRQASDLMSPGWAGLAAQGLGTLLLPGRALAGLLLYLLLPATVFLLALLPAATTVYLGFLCHSRVHPAPRPACRALLSDRSSAALIVSGFLSLPPLLVLASAARARLARRLRSLLPPPTWSPGPRRHPDGEEQL, encoded by the exons ATGAgtgagcaggagagagagacagaggaggatGAGGGAGGAGGCGCTTCAGACACGGCACCCATGCTGCCCCGAAGGCTTCCTGACCGCCAGGCCTCAGACCTGATGTCCCCAGGGTGGGCAGGCCTGGCTGCCCAAGGCCTGGGGACCCTGCTGCTGCCCGGTCGGGCCCTGGCTGGGCTCCTGCTCTATCTGCTGCTGCCCGCAACCGTGTTTCTGCTGGCGCTGCTGCCCGCAGCCACCACTGTGTACCTGGGATTCCTGTGCCACTCGAGG GTCCAcccggcgccccgccccgcgTGCCGCGCCCTGCTGTCCGACCGCAGCTCCGCGGCGCTCATCGTGTCGGGATTCCTCTCGCTGCCTCCGCTGCTGGTGCTCGCCTCGGCCGCCCGCGCCCGCCTGGCCCGACGCCTCCGCTCGCTGCTGCCACCCCCGACCTGGAGTCCCGGACCCCGCCGCCATCCCGACGGGGAGGAGCAGCTCTAA
- the AURKAIP1 gene encoding small ribosomal subunit protein mS38 isoform X3 yields the protein MFVVRLTSQLLRAVPRAGCSGPWPFSGVLVRHACRPLYSMQPIDPGGVASLPDRRVHMELEEMLVPRKMSVSPLESWLTVRYLLPRLDAGTSGTVFPAQVYECPPSQVGEGVEQGGKEVWDAPQIQCKNVLKIRRRKMNHHKYRKLVKRTRFLRRKVREGRLKRKQLL from the exons ATGTTCGTGGTGCGCCTGACTTCCCAGCTGCTCAGGGCTGTTCCCCGGGCAG GGTGCAGTGGGCCTTGGCCTTTCTCCGGGGTGTTGGTCAGGCATGCCTGCAGGCCTCTCTACAGCATGCAACCTATAGACCCAGGTGGGGTTGCGTCCCTCCCTGACAGGCGGGTCCACATGGAGCTTGAGGAGATGCTGGTCCCCAGGAAGATGTCTGTCAGTCCCCTGGAGAGCTGGCTGACCGTTCGCTACCTCCTGCCCAGACTGGACGCTGGGACCTCAGGGACTGTGTTCCCAGCCCAAGTCTATGAGTGTCCGCCCAGCCAGGTGGGGGAAGGGGTCGAGCAGGGGGGTAAGGAGGTCTGGGACGCACCTCAGATACAGTGCAAAAACGTGCTCAAGATCCGCCGGCGGAAGATGAATCATCACAAGTACCGCAAGCTGGTCAAGAGGACTCGGTTCCTGCGGCGGAAAGTCAGGGAGGGACGCCTGAAACGGAAGCAG
- the MRPL20 gene encoding large ribosomal subunit protein bL20m, which produces MVFLSAQLWLRNRITDRYWRVQEVLKHARHFRGRKNRCYRLAVRAVTRAFVQCTRARRLKKRNLRTLWISRVTAASQEHGLKYPAFILNLIKCQVELNRKVLADLAIYEPKTFKSLAALAKRRRQEGFAAALGDGKEPEGIFSRVAQHL; this is translated from the exons ATGGTTTTTCTCTCGGCGCAGCTCTGGCTGCGGAACCGCATCACCGACCGCTACTGGCGGGTCCAGGAGGTGCTGAAGCACGCGCGG CACTTCCGGGGGAGGAAGAATCGGTGCTACCGGCTGGCCGTCAGGGCTGTGACGCGAGCGTTCGTGCAGTGCACCCGAGCCCGCAGGCTGAAGAAGAGGAACCTGCGGACG CTCTGGATCAGTCGAGTTACAGCTGCTTCCCAGGAACACGGCCTGAAGTACCCAGCATTCATCCTCAACTTGATTAAG TGCCAGGTGGAGCTCAACAGGAAAGTACTTGCAGATCTAGCCATCTACGAACCAAAGACTTTTAAATCTTTGGCTGCTTTGGCCAAAAGGAGGCGACAGGAAGGATTTGCTGCTGCCTTGGGGGATGGGAAGGAGCCCGAAGGCATTTTTTCCAGGGTGGCACAGCACCTCTGA